A region from the Rhodamnia argentea isolate NSW1041297 chromosome 7, ASM2092103v1, whole genome shotgun sequence genome encodes:
- the LOC115741845 gene encoding protein BIC1-like, whose translation MRKEGGEMGAQEGSGSGQLDASIPSSPAETRQCDGEPETLQGNGPEGDSRENEGRSGRRSSPAAPGETKNDGDGSVRPQALTDHSSGLDDSKGGGKEDKGMNGRERLKRHRVEAAGRAWIPDIWGHEELLKDWVDCSAFEASFVPAKIMLAKAALVGEGRRASSSGMRIENRC comes from the coding sequence ATGAGGAAAGAAGGCGGCGAAATGGGTGCCCAGGAAGGTTCCGGTTCGGGTCAGTTGGACGCATCAATCCCCTCTTCTCCCGCAGAGACCCGCCAGTGTGATGGTGAACCGGAGACCCTTCAGGGGAATGGCCCTGAGGGTGACTCTCGTGAAAATGAGGGGCGGAGTGGGCGGCGTTCATCACCGGCAGCTCCTGGGGAGACCAAGAACGATGGAGACGGAAGCGTACGGCCACAAGCACTGACCGACCACTCCTCGGGCCTGGACGATTCGAAAGGAGGAGGGAAGGAAGATAAAGGAATGAATGGGCGCGAGAGGCTGAAGAGGCATCGGGTCGAAGCCGCGGGTCGGGCTTGGATCCCGGACATATGGGGTCATGAGGAGCTGCTGAAGGATTGGGTGGATTGCTCGGCGTTCGAGGCTTCGTTCGTGCCCGCCAAAATCATGTTGGCTAAGGCTGCTTTGGTTGGAGAGGGAAGAAGAGCTAGTTCCAGTGGAATGAGAATAGAAAACAGGTGCTGA
- the LOC115741842 gene encoding cell division protein FtsZ homolog 2-1, chloroplastic-like isoform X1, whose protein sequence is MASCSSMSIAPSVTRVPLGVSGNRGDRFAIENQLGRVNFLRMCDRKIGLMDAYQNYCSSQFKCSVNSHSVSPYPSKDPFLNLHPEVSMLRGEGNNTVSNLQKDSSSGSVTENLRDTPTPNTYNQAKIKVIGVGGGGSNAVNRMIESAMKGVEFWIINTDVQAMRMSPVFPENRLQIGQELTRGLGAGGNPEIGMNAANESKDTIEEALYGADMVFVTAGMGGGTGTGGAPIIAGIAKSMGILTVGIVTTPFSFEGRRRTVQAQEGVASLRDNVDTLIVIPNDKLLTAVSQSTPVTEAFNLADDILRQGVRGISDIITIPGLVNVDFADVQAIMANAGSSLMGIGTATGKSRAKDAALNAIQSPLLDIGIERATGIVWNITGGSDLTLYEVNAAAEVIYDLVDPNANLIFGAVVDPSLSGQVSITLIATGFKHQEESDSRLHQAGQLAQGEVPIGINRPMSSFSEGGLVEIPEFLKKKGRSRYPRA, encoded by the exons ATGGCTTCTTGTTCGTCAATGAGTATTGCACCTTCTGTCACCCGGGTCCCTTTGGGGGTGTCTGGCAATCGCGGGGACAGATTTGCCATCGAGAATCAGTTGGGAAGAGTTAATTTTCTGAGGATGTGTGACCGCAAGATTGGACTTATGGATGCCTACCAAAATTACTGTTCATCTCAATTTAAATGCTCTGTTAACTCACACAGTGTCAGTCCATACCCGAGTAAAGACCCTTTCCTGAATCTGCACCCGGAAGTGTCAATGCTTAGGGGTGAGGGGAATAACACAGTAAGTAATCTGCAGAAGGATAGTTCAAGTGGAAGTGTCACAGAGAACCTAAGAGATACACCTACTCCAAATACTTATAATCAAGCTAAGATCAAGGTTATTGGGGTGGGAGGAGGTGGGTCAAATGCAGTTAATCGCATGATTGAAAGTGCAATGAAGGGCGTGGAGTTTTGGATTATCAATACGGATGTTCAAGCGATGAGAATGTCACCTGTCTTTCCAGAAAATCGTCTACAAATCGGTCAAGAGCTAACTAGAGGTCTTGGTGCTGGTGGGAACCCCGAGATTGGCATGAATGCTGCCAACGAGAGCAAAGACACAATAGAAGAGGCGCTTTATGGTGCAGATATGGTCTTTGTCACG GCTGGAATGGGTGGAGGAACTGGGACTGGTGGCGCACCTATCATTGCAGGAATTGCAAAATCAATGGGTATACTGACTGTTGGTATAGTCACAACACCGTTTTCTTTTGAGGGAAGAAGGAGGACCGTTCAAGCCCAGGAAGGAGTGGCATCTTTGAGAGACAATGTTGACACACTAATTGTCATCCCGAATGACAAATTGTTAACTGCAGTGTCACAATCTACCCCAGTGACTGAAGCATTTAATCTGGCAGATGACATCCTACGGCAAGGAGTTCGAGGCATCTCTGACATAATCACG ATACCGGGGCTGGTCAATGTGGATTTTGCTGATGTTCAAGCTATAATGGCAAATGCCGGCTCTTCATTGATGGGAATAGGAACTGCAACAG GTAAGAGCAGGGCCAAAGATGCTGCTTTGAATGCCATTCAGTCACCATTACTGGACATTGGCATCGAAAGAGCTACTGGAATTGTTTGGAACATAACTGGTGGCAGCGACCTCACATTATATGAG GTAAACGCTGCTGCGGAGGTGATATATGACCTTGTGGATCCAAATGCTAATTTAATATTCGGTGCAGTGGTTGATCCATCACTCAGTGGTCAA GTTAGCATAACATTGATTGCAACGGGGTTCAAACACCAGGAAGAAAGTGACAGTAGGCTCcatcag GCAGGTCAGCTTGCCCAAGGGGAGGTCCCCATAGGAATCAACCGGCCAATGTCCTCTTTTAGTGAGGGTGGTTTAGTAGAGATTCCAGAGTTCCTCAAGAAGAAGGGACGTTCACGTTATCCAAGAGCTTAA
- the LOC115741842 gene encoding cell division protein FtsZ homolog 2-1, chloroplastic-like isoform X2: MCDRKIGLMDAYQNYCSSQFKCSVNSHSVSPYPSKDPFLNLHPEVSMLRGEGNNTVSNLQKDSSSGSVTENLRDTPTPNTYNQAKIKVIGVGGGGSNAVNRMIESAMKGVEFWIINTDVQAMRMSPVFPENRLQIGQELTRGLGAGGNPEIGMNAANESKDTIEEALYGADMVFVTAGMGGGTGTGGAPIIAGIAKSMGILTVGIVTTPFSFEGRRRTVQAQEGVASLRDNVDTLIVIPNDKLLTAVSQSTPVTEAFNLADDILRQGVRGISDIITIPGLVNVDFADVQAIMANAGSSLMGIGTATGKSRAKDAALNAIQSPLLDIGIERATGIVWNITGGSDLTLYEVNAAAEVIYDLVDPNANLIFGAVVDPSLSGQVSITLIATGFKHQEESDSRLHQAGQLAQGEVPIGINRPMSSFSEGGLVEIPEFLKKKGRSRYPRA, translated from the exons ATGTGTGACCGCAAGATTGGACTTATGGATGCCTACCAAAATTACTGTTCATCTCAATTTAAATGCTCTGTTAACTCACACAGTGTCAGTCCATACCCGAGTAAAGACCCTTTCCTGAATCTGCACCCGGAAGTGTCAATGCTTAGGGGTGAGGGGAATAACACAGTAAGTAATCTGCAGAAGGATAGTTCAAGTGGAAGTGTCACAGAGAACCTAAGAGATACACCTACTCCAAATACTTATAATCAAGCTAAGATCAAGGTTATTGGGGTGGGAGGAGGTGGGTCAAATGCAGTTAATCGCATGATTGAAAGTGCAATGAAGGGCGTGGAGTTTTGGATTATCAATACGGATGTTCAAGCGATGAGAATGTCACCTGTCTTTCCAGAAAATCGTCTACAAATCGGTCAAGAGCTAACTAGAGGTCTTGGTGCTGGTGGGAACCCCGAGATTGGCATGAATGCTGCCAACGAGAGCAAAGACACAATAGAAGAGGCGCTTTATGGTGCAGATATGGTCTTTGTCACG GCTGGAATGGGTGGAGGAACTGGGACTGGTGGCGCACCTATCATTGCAGGAATTGCAAAATCAATGGGTATACTGACTGTTGGTATAGTCACAACACCGTTTTCTTTTGAGGGAAGAAGGAGGACCGTTCAAGCCCAGGAAGGAGTGGCATCTTTGAGAGACAATGTTGACACACTAATTGTCATCCCGAATGACAAATTGTTAACTGCAGTGTCACAATCTACCCCAGTGACTGAAGCATTTAATCTGGCAGATGACATCCTACGGCAAGGAGTTCGAGGCATCTCTGACATAATCACG ATACCGGGGCTGGTCAATGTGGATTTTGCTGATGTTCAAGCTATAATGGCAAATGCCGGCTCTTCATTGATGGGAATAGGAACTGCAACAG GTAAGAGCAGGGCCAAAGATGCTGCTTTGAATGCCATTCAGTCACCATTACTGGACATTGGCATCGAAAGAGCTACTGGAATTGTTTGGAACATAACTGGTGGCAGCGACCTCACATTATATGAG GTAAACGCTGCTGCGGAGGTGATATATGACCTTGTGGATCCAAATGCTAATTTAATATTCGGTGCAGTGGTTGATCCATCACTCAGTGGTCAA GTTAGCATAACATTGATTGCAACGGGGTTCAAACACCAGGAAGAAAGTGACAGTAGGCTCcatcag GCAGGTCAGCTTGCCCAAGGGGAGGTCCCCATAGGAATCAACCGGCCAATGTCCTCTTTTAGTGAGGGTGGTTTAGTAGAGATTCCAGAGTTCCTCAAGAAGAAGGGACGTTCACGTTATCCAAGAGCTTAA